attctattaaattcaatgttatttatacaGCGTCAGAACAGAAGGTGTCTCTAGGTGTCTctaaaaccttaagccaaacagtggcaaggaaaaactcccctttgggAGAACCGTGAGtgggacctggatcataaggggggaaccctcctgccggaggccagctgggcagagcaggaaaagagacaaacagagaatgaagaacagagaagacACAATGCCTAACTGGTGAATTaaagggatgactatataagtggacgtagacagcagacactgaggagGTCAGGGGGGgcactgcaggtcaggatgttagcaggcatctaccagacattCAAGAcaggtggaagaaagcagtGGGATGAACCGGGGTAGGGgatactgcaggtcagcatgaagatcctgaagctctggcctgcactTGTATTTGAAATGAATGCTTACTCATGCTTACTCATAAACCCTCACACATGGCTTGGACAAGATAAAAACTTGAATCCCTAATACCCTGACACATTTAGGAAAGGCTGTAGCTATACAGAAATATAACTTCTAAGTAGGTTATGCTTTGGTATGTGAGTGAAGTCCTCAATATTAGTGAATAAAAGACAAAGAGGAGGGAAACACTCGATTAATGACAGTTGTGAATTTACTAGTGAATTTtaccaaccttttttttttataaaagatTTAATTTCATCAATTCTAAAgcagtaataaaataaaatagacatTGATTCTGAACAGGTGATGCAGACCTCTAGGACATTCATCACACCTgaataaacattaaaaagtaTGTTAAAAAGAGCTGGATggaatacagtttaaaaaaaataatgtcataCATACTCTTTATATGGATATGAACAAATGTAAAGTAAACGTACCTTAAATATAGAAAATTATAATTTAAACAAATTCCCCGTGACCCCGCATTGAAATAATTGggtaaagaaaatggatgggCATCAAGCACATTTCTGCTTTGCAGTGTACATTTCAGTTTGATGATGAATTTGTTTTCGTTTAATcacatttcctcttttttctcagaCACATTGAGCAGAGGCATTTAAGTAAGCCAGCAAATGTACACAAAACCAGCAGCACAACTCCCACTAAAAAGATGATCACATCTACAGAGTAGTAGGAGTACCAGGGCAGTCTGTAGGACTCGGTTCTCAGGTGAGCAGCACCTTTGTGTCTCATGACGAACTCTATCCAGAAGAGGGCGGTGTCCAACGGCTTCATTGGCTGATCTCTGTGCAGGCTGGAGAGTCTCTGCATGTTCATCCTGTAGGAGGGATCGTTCAGGACTTCCTGCATGGCCTCCTGAAATGTTTCCCTATCCAAATCAGAAACATCCATAACCCTTGCTGCACCCTTAGCTCTCAGTCTATTGAGATTATCGGCTTGATCGAACACAAATGGAATCCCTACAATTGGAACACTGTGATAGATAGCCTCATAAATGCCATTTGTCCCCCCGTGGCTCACGAATAGTTTGATACTTGGATGCCCCAGAAGGTCATTCTGTGGCATCCAGTCCACCAGTAATGTATTGTTGCCCAGAGAAGCAGGCTTCTCCCCCTTGTATCTCCAAATGACCTTTTGTGGTAATTTTGCAAAAGCAGCAGCAATTTCATCGGCTAGGTCAACGGGAAGCTCTGCAATTAAAGTCCCCAGAGACGTGACGATGACTCCATGCTGGCCAGAACTCTGCACAAATAGCTCCAAGTGTTGAGGCAGTGGTTCGGCAGGTTTGCACTGGAACCCTGCCATATAAATTACATTTGGCATGGTGGGACGAGggaactcaaacacaaaatcCACTCTCATGAGCCAAAGATCTGCTGCTTGAAACAGGGAAAAATAATCCACATCGGGGCCAAAGTAGCGCTTGGACAAAGCAGAGTAATGTGGTCCGACTACCTGCTTGTACAAACTCATCCTTAATGTGTAAAAGATCATGTTTTCGACCCTCTCAAAAAAAGTCATTTTATCAGTTAGTTCTGAAGGTGGGAGTGGAACATAGGAGAGAGGGGAGGGTGCAATAGCAAAATGGGCTTCTCCATGAACAGTCCAGCGAGCGTTGAATACTAAAGGCAAGCCAAGGTAGTGAGCCAGGAATACACCTCCCCCGTTAACAGGGTCTGTCAAAACAATGTCATATTTAGCTTCTTGGAGGGACTTCattagttctttattttcaaaCATGTGCATGATCAATTCACATATATTTTTGTGTAATTCAAAAAACGTATTTTTTAGCTCCATGTCTAGAGCAAAACGGGCCAATATAGAGCCCTTACTTCGTTTAATTCTGATAACCTCAGAGACAAAGGCGCGATAAAAATCCTCATTTCCGCCAGCAACAACATCCACCGTGATGGCATTGTAGTATGGAGAGATTTCACTGATGTACCAGCTGTCTGAGGCACGAACGACCGTCACGGAGTGACCTCGCCGATGCAGCTCCTCGACAAGTATCCTCATGTTCACCCAGTGGCTGCCGTCATGCGGAAAAACCAGAACCGTCCCGCTCTTGGCAGGTGGAATTATGACTGACAAAAGAGAGACGATGGAAGccaaagacaaaaacatcttcaaATCCGCTCTAATGGTGTAAGTCTGAAACACAAATACGAGAGAAAAAGACAGTGAGGAAGCAGTCACTTTGGGGACCGAGGAAATGTCAGCACAGGAAAGTGAGCCTCAAACAAAGAGCTCCATTCATGTCTCACTGAACTGGCTCTCAACTACTGTACATCATTTCCATCAACAGCGCTCACGTATTTGTAACATGTGAAGCCTCTGACAGGAAAGGTGTGAAGAGCTCTGCGTGCACAGCGCAGATTACGGTCATCCTGTGTCGTAATAGTCACCATAGCTCACTTCACTCTGCTTACAGGGaaacattaagaaaaaataCAGTCCCAGCACTTCTATTCTGAAAAAGTTCCACGTTTCATCAGTGGATGTCATTCAGTTGAGCCAAAAGCCTCCCAGGTtatcacaaagtaaaaaaaggcTGTTTGTTCTGCAGCACTGAAAAGCTGTGTTCCCCCATACACAGAAGGCAAAAGCTATTAATGGTAAGCTTACTACTTACTTACCTTATGCGCTCGTCAGTGAGCAGTGTTGCTACAGTATATTTAATACCTAAACAAGACTATTCATGCTGCAAAGAGCCAAAGTAAAACCAGCATCGTTGCGAACACTTCCTTGTTCCATTTGTCCAGCCCTCGTAATATTATGCAAGATTCATGCCGTCCTGGAAAACTTGAATCATAGCTCTGTATTAAACAAAAAGTGCAAATCATAACAAGAATGACAAGGATGTGATGTAATTGTTTCACAGAGAAGCAGTGCACAAAGCTTTAACCCTTCATACTGTCTGGGGACCACATGCACGAAGATGTTGTGTCCTGGAAATACTCGCATTCACCAACACGAAGACTGGTTTCTGTTTATTTATGCTGCAAGATAATCTTCTTGATAATCTAAATTAAACTTGCAGAGCATACTAACAAATAGAGTTTCAGTTAGAAACAGTTATACTGTATGACAGATGTTTAAAAACATTCAGTCTTCCAAAGAAACCACAGCAGCAGTGAGTGTTGCATAACGTGTAGCAAAGAACACAGATAGACACTGGATGTTGAAATATCAAAACTATGTAATAAgaatgcagtaaaaaaaaaggaaataacaaAAACCTGAGCTGCATGacacatattttattttaatgaatcTTCGTGTTGCTGAACTTTTGCTTGACACTATTAAAGCATGAGTGTAAAGAATTCTAATTCAAGAttgtttattgtcattgttcatatttcacAACAACGAAATTACAGAATGCAACTGAAACTGGTGAGACTGAAAAAAAACTTcctcatttcacttttttttcaccctttttttgcattgaattgaattgtaggctatttaatttgaatttatttcagACGATTGCCACGAAAGTGATTGGTAAACAGTATTTACAAAAGAACAATCCCCCAAAACATATACAGATTCACCAGTATTAGCTCATCGTCGcaatatatatacatttgtacgtaatattaaaaaaatataaacaaaatttCCAATTGAGTAAACTTGTAAGTATTTATACCTTCCGATATGACAGTGTTTGATGCAAATTGCCTGAAAGGGGGTATGAAGAAGCAAAACTTACATGTATTTGTTTCATACCCCTTCTCCTGTCTAATTCCACCCCTTATAGTAACctatgcttttatccaaaattcacaaaaaataatcatataattaaaaaaatacacacacatacatgcatacatacatgtatatacccacacatacgcatacatacacatacatacatgcaaacacaaaccaaactgtATTCAAACTTATATATCAACAACTACACAGCAGGCCCTTGTGAGACAATCACACCTAAATACACTTTCACACCCTTGTACATCAGCATTCAGAGTACAGTGACCCCCCATCATCAGTACCACAACCTGACCCTACAGTGGCTCTGCCAGGCTCCCTCACCAATCCTGTACCCCGAAGTCCCTGAGACCCCCGAAAACCAGCCCGAGAGCGAAGCGCAGACACCATAccaactaggaatgggcgatattttaccgttcacgatataccgtcaaaaaaaatccccatggtaagaatttgtcatctcgcggtaaaaatgagaaatttcgtgtaaagccggatttatggttctgcattaaatccaaGCACAatgtatgtgaaggaaggaaggaaggaaggaaggaaggaaggaaggaaggaaggaaggaaggaaggaaggaaggaaggaaggaaggaaggaaggaaggaaggaaggaaatgagccaggaagaaagaaagatatgagcctgaaagaaagaaagaaatgagccagcaagaaagaaagaaagaaagaaagaaagaaagaaagaaagaaagaaagaaagaaagaaagaaagaaagaaagaaagaaagaaagaaagaaagaaagaatgataaattcccgttgatgaggtttttgtgtaacaaacatggtggatctgagtcattacagttttacagtacaggtgtactcatttaattggtttttattaattaaatctaattggtgtagtttagtagcatttagtattcttttagagcagtgttttgggggctccaaagactgaatgtggtgatagagttatagttaaaaaggtggagttgaattggtattttttttatcgtcatttttatcgttatcgggataaatgccagaaattaccgTGATACTGtacatgcagacacacaacacacacacacacacacacatttacagtgCAGAGTAGTGATACCAGTCCCCTCCCCTCTTCATCAAAGTACCTGTTGATAATCACCAGTTTGAgccttttttaaaattcaacctCATTCAAACGTTCGTTTTTGGTTCGAGCCTCTGCTTTCTTGCTTTGACAGGCGGCTCCTGACCAGATCAACCCTAAGTTGGTAATGCAATTATTACTAAATGATGCACATACATTTTAATAACATGTAAAAGTGCTTGTCAATATCCCTTGGACTAGAAACGTGCAGCTACAGTAAGTTGGATTACTGTACGCACAAGACCACAAAAGACCACAGAACAAGGAATAAGTTTGAACTGCCAGCTTATTATTGAAAAGTTTAGACAAAAGACAACAAACAGTTAACATTGATTTCAAATACCATAACCCATTTTTGTTCAGTAGTTGAATTCCAAACCCCTGTAATTAAACATTTGTTTCGTTTTAATATCAGGTTATGTTTCAGAGATTTTGATCAATTGAGTTAACTCAGTTTAGTTTAAATCACATTCTGATCAAATCACATTAACATTCACCACAAAAATAAATTGCATTATAAAAATACCCTTTACAATGAGTTTGTAGTCGtatgaaataaaatataaaatatatatataactcaAAACAATTCAGCAAAAGACTGGGCAGATCTGTACCACAGaatcaaaagaaaaagagtcATTTCCCCTCCCATTTGTTACTCCTTTACTTTCTTGGAATTAGTTTTTCCACTGCAGCTTTGCAGAAGTTTGGATGAATCCTACCACTTCAGAAGACAACGCGCACCGGCCGATAGAGGGCGCTACTGCTCCAGTGGACGCACAGTCTGGTTTCAACCTCGCGTATCCAAAGTTGGTTTTAGCCGGATATTTCTCCAACCCACTCGAAATGGCCAGGTCCCGATTTTCCAACatacaaaacagaaaaacaaaaaatacctcctttatatttttgtttcttttaactTTAGACTCGTTTTTCATGCAGCCTGCGTTTGCTGTCTGCAAAATCATAGACATGTAGGCTATACATCTATGTGTCTATGTGCAAAACCATAGACATCATATTATAGAACACTGTGCACAATGCTCTGTCTAGTGTTGATGGCTATGTGCAAAACCCTCCTCGTCTTGCAGAGAAAAGTTTAGAACAATCCGATTGGTTGTTACTAGTCACATGGGTCTCGCAGCGTCGTGCCCttcaaaataagacattttaagcaAACCACCAATTACATTATATATCTTTTACGGTAGCTTTCAAGGTATTcttcaattaaataaaatattagaCGTTTTAATGAAGATTTAAACATATCAACATATTTATTGACTTTTTACCCAATGTATGTATTGCTGTTTGTTTGATAGCTCAGTCAACCTGGGttacataaacaaaaacatgcttgGTCATATTAGTTACATTTTGAACaaaatatttagattttttttgccTGACTATGTAATGCTGGATTTTGTCAGCTAAATTGTGgtggaataaaataacaaaacaacaagaaaaaacaaataccaGATTAAACCTATGGTTTCAGGTAATAATTTAGAACTGGGATCGTGATCAACCAGTGCTAGTGGTAGATCAcggaacatttaaaaaaaatacacaaataaatatatgttgCATCCTTCATTTCCAACATTTAGATTGCTGCTTTTGCTGAGAACTTTATTGAAAAGTCTACCATAACAACTATGTGGGTCTCTTCTACACTAAGTTCACGTAACTGTGTAGAGCAGTGTGATGCAGGGCTTATGCAAAACACATATAAAGAATTACACTGCAGCAAGCAAAGCATAAACAGGCTTATGAATTCATAACTACCAGcaaggaaaagaaaggaaaatgagTGGGGAAGCTGGGCCGCGTAAGAAACTGAAAACTTTTAATTTCCACGTGGAATAGGAGcacttttttttcaccatgcgCTCTAGCATTGCTATTCGCAAGAAAGGGGTATGTGGAGATGTACTTTCAAACTGTTCATAAAAACCATGACACTAACTTCCCTCCTAAAAGCAAACTGAGATGGCAAAAAGAGAGAGAATTAAAATAAGCATTCAATTTTCACAAACCCAAGACCAAAAGTGATCACTGAAgcatacatgtgtatgtatatgtgtgtgtgtacacatgtaCAAACGTCACGTGTACAGACGTCGCCCAGGACCGTAAGAAATGGGAAATGGAAACAAGCTTTACAAAACGGACTGCAGACCCACGAAACCGCCCTGGCTCTACACCGagaaacaaaaaggaagttGAGGAAGCAGAAAGCCACCATGCCCACACCAGCACCGGATCCAGCCCACACCTGCGACACCTGCGGCCGTGTCTGGGGAGAATCTGCGTGAAGAAGATCTAACCTCCTCCAGACACAAGAAATCGATGGTCTTCCGAGACTGTGATGCCGATGACATATGTGTATGTTTATAAGGTATAAGGTAAAATAAGTACATTTTCAGCTGCATATGAACATAAATAAggtgaggcaaggcaagtttatttatatagcacaatttaaCAATAGGGTGATtcacagtgctttacaaagacattaaaaataatgaattaacattaagacaaaaaataaaattagtaataatcataatcataaaataaatacatagaataaaataaaacataatttattcACTTAAAAAGAAGTAACAAATGAGATgtaagaaataaaggttgcagtgcattgtgggagatgaAATGCAGCATTAAATAAAAAGGATTTCAACCTTGATTTAAATCAAATGAGAATTTCAGTAGGCCCCTTGCATTTTGGGAAGCTGAACAATGCCTCACGTGTATTTGGTTCTAACTCcgggtacagaaagtaggcgcGGCCCTAATGACCttagggttctggttggttcataatggaccaggagatcagatatgtattttggtccattcagagatttataaaccgccagcaggattttaaaatctattctgtgtcagacaggaagccagtgtaaacGTCTATAACTGGAGTGATATGGTCcactctcttggtcttagtgaggactcaggCAGCAGCGTTCTACAAATTAACATCAATGTGTAATCTGCCGTATCGAGATAAAATATGCAAATTATTTACTGTATTAGCTTTTATCGTGCCTTAACAGTGTTACAAACATAGGCTTTGCTTAATCTATGAGCTAATATCTGACCAATGTTGTGAGTGCTGAGTCATGGTGACATAGAATTTAAATTTTTCAGATcagctttttgtttattgtaTTATGGGATGATGCACACTGAAGAACTTATCAAATCCTATGTGACTTACCAAGTCATGAGCTGTACTTGACATTTTAGTAGTCAGATAGTTTCTTAAAGATTGATTAGGATTAACGTTTGCAAGAAATTATCAGAAGTTAGGGTTATCAGTTTAACGGAAAGCTTTTTTTATGCAAGGCCACACAGTCTCTCGCTGAGCTCCCACAGCTTGTTTGCTACAACATCATCTTTGGCTTTAGCATAGACTTCTCTCACAGCGCAGTTGGAAAAATAACGCCCACTGAGAGCTTCAATGTCTTCCTGGACGGCACAGTGCACAGTGGTCTGGCATCCCTGGATGGTATCCTTGAAGAAAAAAGCAGTTACGGGTTTCACGAGCAGTTGAAGAACTGAGCTTGTGTTCCTGGTCAGCTCCGAGTTGATGGCTCCTGAAAGGACAAAGGGGATTTAGAGGCACACTCCTTAGCACAtagtgggggggaaaaaaaggataacCAACTCCATCAATAGTTCCTTTTCACTCACAGCTAAATAGCTCTGCAATTTGACACTAACTGTAAATCTAAAAGACACAATAGACACAAGATTTTAACTACTAATCTCTTTCTCTGCCATATTTTTAACGTTTCAAGTGTTTTACCAGAGAAAACAAGAAGTTGGATTTGTTTTATGCAAATGTCACAATTGCATACAGCTCCTCTGCATGACCTGCTCTCGGCTGGGTGGCTCATAATCtggtctctctctcctccacctaCAAATTCATCATTCAGAGGCAACCTGCAGACCCTCATGGATCTTGcaaaaaatgtgtaaaacattTGGACTAGACCACACTTTATGGAAACGGTATACTGATcatcatagacatataaacgtagacgccccatcgagagCTGAGctgtacgtcaacgtcgccgccatattggatgtggcaagactgcgctgtaaactaatacaagtaaagggacttattttcataaagcacctttctagaAAGATATTTACGTTTtacatctcatttattcattcacacacgcaccaaatataatatatttaattttttcagatggcaaaaacaagaattttattgatcccacataggactaattcatgttatatcagctatagagaacaaggtagtgccgaaaaacaatatatatcccccctcacaaaaataagaaaaatagagaaacatattttctcatcaacaaaacaaattttaatttaacatatttgaaccatttttcagacaataaaaaaacatttgaaccatttatcagacaataaaataactgaaaaaaaatctttaaaatttactatttttttttttgggggggggcacggtggcgcagcaggtagtgcagctgtctcacagcaagaaggtcctgggttcgattcccgccggggacgctgtgggcgctgaagtgcgtgttagttctcccatgacttcagtgcccacaccatgggtggggttggcgaaaggatctttctgtgtggagtttgcatgttctccccatgttcccctgggtagctaatgtgagctaccctcacaaaaacatgcaacagtcctgggctacacatgccccctctggccaaccggggcgccagatggggtggggaggatccggccggaataacgtgatccttccacgcgctacgttcggccggagaatcctcatcctgtctggtgaaaagaagcggtccatcactcctcaggataagaaggagacctgagctcagtgtagggccctccttgggttggcagaggggaacaatgccaaggactgtctaggtatgagcactgggtgatgaaatgggtaaaaaatcggggataaaaaaaatataaaaaaaaaaaatgttactattttgttatttgaaaaattagtttcgttgatgagaaaatatgtttctctatttttctttttgtgagggggatatttattgtttttcgacactaccttgttctctatagctgatataacatgaattactcctatgtgggatcaataaagttcttatttttgccatctgagaaaattaaatatattatatttggtgcctaactgtttccctgcatgtgtgaatgaataaatgagatgtaaaacgtaaatttctttgtagaaaggcgctttatgaaaataagtcaatttacttgtattagtttacagcg
This genomic interval from Cololabis saira isolate AMF1-May2022 chromosome 2, fColSai1.1, whole genome shotgun sequence contains the following:
- the LOC133464173 gene encoding UDP-glucuronosyltransferase 2A2-like isoform X2, with the protein product MFLSLASIVSLLSVIIPPAKSGTVLVFPHDGSHWVNMRILVEELHRRGHSVTVVRASDSWYISEISPYYNAITVDVVAGGNEDFYRAFVSEVIRIKRSKGSILARFALDMELKNTFFELHKNICELIMHMFENKELMKSLQEAKYDIVLTDPVNGGGVFLAHYLGLPLVFNARWTVHGEAHFAIAPSPLSYVPLPPSELTDKMTFFERVENMIFYTLRMSLYKQVVGPHYSALSKRYFGPDVDYFSLFQAADLWLMRVDFVFEFPRPTMPNVIYMAGFQCKPAEPLPQHLELFVQSSGQHGVIVTSLGTLIAELPVDLADEIAAAFAKLPQKVIWRYKGEKPASLGNNTLLVDWMPQNDLLGHPSIKLFVSHGGTNGIYEAIYHSVPIVGIPFVFDQADNLNRLRAKGAARVMDVSDLDRETFQEAMQEVLNDPSYRMNMQRLSSLHRDQPMKPLDTALFWIEFVMRHKGAAHLRTESYRLPWYSYYSVDVIIFLVGVVLLVLCTFAGLLKCLCSMCLRKKRKCD
- the LOC133464173 gene encoding UDP-glucuronosyltransferase 2A2-like isoform X1 → MVTITTQDDRNLRCARRALHTFPVRGFTCYKYTYTIRADLKMFLSLASIVSLLSVIIPPAKSGTVLVFPHDGSHWVNMRILVEELHRRGHSVTVVRASDSWYISEISPYYNAITVDVVAGGNEDFYRAFVSEVIRIKRSKGSILARFALDMELKNTFFELHKNICELIMHMFENKELMKSLQEAKYDIVLTDPVNGGGVFLAHYLGLPLVFNARWTVHGEAHFAIAPSPLSYVPLPPSELTDKMTFFERVENMIFYTLRMSLYKQVVGPHYSALSKRYFGPDVDYFSLFQAADLWLMRVDFVFEFPRPTMPNVIYMAGFQCKPAEPLPQHLELFVQSSGQHGVIVTSLGTLIAELPVDLADEIAAAFAKLPQKVIWRYKGEKPASLGNNTLLVDWMPQNDLLGHPSIKLFVSHGGTNGIYEAIYHSVPIVGIPFVFDQADNLNRLRAKGAARVMDVSDLDRETFQEAMQEVLNDPSYRMNMQRLSSLHRDQPMKPLDTALFWIEFVMRHKGAAHLRTESYRLPWYSYYSVDVIIFLVGVVLLVLCTFAGLLKCLCSMCLRKKRKCD